Proteins found in one Labrenzia sp. VG12 genomic segment:
- a CDS encoding L,D-transpeptidase: MELNRRLFLGGLAATAGTLAMPHVARANAAANAYFNGYQPDNGFQYRRTNFKRIDPVWHRQMVKYFSDEPPGTVVVDTNNHFLYWVWENNTALRYGVGVGREGFQWFGRARIDRKALWPRWVPPPEMLKRQPELPRKVEGGAPNNPLGPRALYLYRDGRDLGYRLHSTLEPWSIGHDVSSGCIRMFPEDVIDLYQRCPKGTGVLVLEHLGANAG; encoded by the coding sequence ATGGAACTGAACCGTCGACTATTCTTGGGAGGTCTTGCCGCTACCGCCGGAACCCTCGCCATGCCGCATGTGGCGCGAGCGAATGCCGCCGCCAATGCCTATTTCAACGGCTATCAGCCGGACAATGGGTTCCAGTACCGCCGGACCAATTTCAAACGCATTGATCCGGTCTGGCATCGCCAGATGGTAAAGTATTTCAGCGACGAACCGCCCGGCACAGTGGTCGTGGATACCAACAACCACTTCCTTTACTGGGTCTGGGAAAACAACACCGCGCTTCGTTATGGCGTGGGTGTCGGCCGCGAAGGCTTCCAGTGGTTCGGACGCGCACGCATTGACAGGAAGGCCCTGTGGCCGCGCTGGGTGCCGCCGCCCGAAATGCTGAAACGCCAGCCGGAACTGCCGCGCAAGGTCGAAGGCGGGGCGCCGAACAATCCGCTCGGGCCGCGCGCGCTCTATCTCTACAGGGACGGCCGCGATCTCGGCTACAGGCTGCATTCCACACTGGAGCCCTGGAGCATCGGGCATGATGTGTCGAGCGGCTGTATCCGCATGTTCCCGGAAGACGTCATCGATTTGTATCAGCGCTGTCCGAAAGGGACTGGTGTGCTCGTTCTGGAGCATCTCGGGGCAAATGCCGGCTAA
- a CDS encoding OmpA family protein — translation MGNRFGRFGQGAAIALICGFALAGCNSAGGLSSPDVTNAPAAGFGNISPGSEEEFIINVGRRVYFEKGSAVVTDEARITIENQARWLKNNKKWLVKVQGHADDPGSEAAQKTLSTQRANAVMAELVKLGVDQKRMWVKGYGVERPVTDCDAVTCQSQNRRVVVNLREEFDESAPQARR, via the coding sequence TTGGGTAACAGGTTCGGCCGGTTCGGCCAGGGCGCGGCAATCGCGCTGATTTGCGGATTTGCGCTTGCCGGCTGCAACAGCGCCGGCGGTTTGTCGTCGCCGGATGTGACCAACGCGCCGGCAGCCGGGTTCGGCAACATTTCGCCCGGATCCGAGGAGGAATTCATCATCAATGTCGGCCGTCGGGTCTATTTCGAGAAGGGGTCGGCCGTTGTCACCGATGAAGCCCGTATCACGATCGAGAACCAGGCGCGCTGGCTGAAAAACAACAAGAAGTGGCTGGTCAAGGTGCAGGGCCACGCCGATGACCCGGGCAGCGAGGCGGCCCAGAAGACGCTGTCGACGCAGCGGGCGAATGCGGTCATGGCCGAACTTGTCAAACTGGGCGTCGATCAGAAACGCATGTGGGTCAAGGGCTATGGTGTCGAACGTCCGGTTACGGATTGCGATGCGGTCACCTGCCAGTCCCAGAACCGGCGTGTGGTGGTCAACCTGAGGGAAGAATTCGACGAATCCGCTCCGCAGGCACGCCGCTAG